gttttaatttgatattctaaattttttctatttcacTCTATTATATTTGTAATCTCTATAGTATATAATGTttactttaaaacaaaaaaaaatattaatcattgttagaaaaatatgatttagtataatattcttagaaaaatatatactaaaaatatgatttaatatACCTATCTTACTTTGGGAttgtcttttaattattttttgaatttttaaataaatattatcataCCTACTTTGGGAttgtcttttaattattatttttaatttttaaatatttattaaatatcataacatctttatatttttagtgaaaacagaaaaaatagtatttataatattttagtatAAAAGATCCAAATGACTAAACTCAAATAAACATTTATGTCAGAAATAAACACAACACCATGCATGTAACGTTTATGTTGCAAATGTTCTTCTACAATTATTAACATTTATGTCACAACAAATAGACGTTGGGATTAGGGAAAATTAAATTGATAACACAAAAATGACACAGAAATATTCAAGGTTACAAAAATCTCAATTCTCAACTGCTACAAAACATAATACTACTATCAAACATacaaatagaaatatttaatatagtcaaaaacaataaatacaCAACTTTTGTAACGTATAGTTTTGCTAAGCTAACGTATagtttcaataaataaattacaacGTATGGATTAATTGGAAAATTCATGATCCTTTTAAACCCTACTACTTAATTCACATAGGTTATAAATAGTGACGTTTTTTCTAGCTAATGACACACAATATGATGGAAGCAAGAATAAATATCAATGAAAGACAATTTATCTCAAGGTAATAACAAGCTACCAAGGCCATCACGACTTCACACAAACATTAACAATCGCAAAGGTAATATATCATTCATGTTTAGAGTTTAGTTATCAGATCATCTTAAGGTAATAACAAGCTGTTAAGGTAATAACAAGCTGAAGTGCAGGAGCCGCTATTATTTTTCTAGCCTTCATCAAAACATTTATGTTGTAGTTGTCCTCCAAAAggtaaatatttacttttctcttccttctatttaaaatatatatttttactatgtTCTATATTTAACTCATGCCAACTGAAAAATGtgaccaaaaataataaaaaacttgGTGAGTGCTATAGGTGGACATGTGAAAGGTAATTATGATTGATTGAGAAGATCTAAAACATAAGACACAAGGTATATTATTCTATTCTTTCCTTTCagtttctgcttctttttaatgtttttaaagttTGTAGATGTTGTTTAGATCTTGAGCGATGTTTGATGAAGTTCTTAGTTAAGTTGCTAATATGCATGCATGTTAGTCTTCAAAagtattctctttttttcttagatcTCACAAAAAAGACCAAAAGTAATTCAACTGATGAATTTAGATAAAGTAATTTGTCTTCTAAACCCAAGGCAAGTGTTCATAATTGACATTAGGATGATTTTACGTCATTTTTTGCTTATTATGCTTCATATGTTTAATGACTTACTTATTTTATATTGAAGCAAGTAGACACTAACCAGACTAAACCAAGACTACAGTTCGATAGAAATGACATGGATGACGTGGTATAGAGCCTATAATGAGCGTGGAGCTTATACAATGATATGTATTCAtgtgttaatatttttttcaagttGTTATAttgtaacattttaatttacattGAATCAAAGAAAGTCAAGTATTAATTCTGATCACCAATGACTAGAGatgtcaaaatgggtaacccaactcaactcaactcataatcaaatgagtttagggttaaatgagttatgggttgacccaactcatttgatgggttgagttattaaatgagttaacccatttaagtaataatttaattaattataaataaaaaacaataataaataattattattattaattcattatcatcaaacttaagatatttacggattccactttttatgggtttacggtttttgcgggaaaatcacgggtttacgtttttggcgggaaaattataggtttacgtttttggcgggaaaattacgggtttacgtttttggcgggaaaattacagatttacgtttttggcgggaaaaccacgggtttacgtttttgccGGGAAAATCACGgctttacgtttttggcgggaaaatcacgagtttacgtttttggcgggaaaatcacgggtttacgtttttggcagaaaaatcacggatttacgtttttggtgggaaaatcacgggtttacgtttttggcgggaaaatcacgggtttacatttttggcgggaaaatcacgggtttacgttttggcgggaaaatcacgggtttatgttttttggtggaaaaattacaagtttactttttctcaattttatcgcttgtatatttaagaaatttgaaaaaatattaattttattaaattggtttagatgtgttggttaaacttaaattggcattggtttagagattttagttgtattaattcaattttacaaaacttgatgggttaattgggtaacTCATTcaaaccattaaccattacaacccaaaTCATTTTACTCATGAAACCAATTGACTCGTCAACGcatttgacccatcaactcatttgagtcaaaaatttcaattcattagggttcatgggttgagttgagttgagttgacccatgattttgacccattttgacactCCTACCAATGACCAAGTTTATAGAACAATGACATTTTTACAAGTTATACACatactatatataatgaaatatatatatatatataattttgactTAGATATCTAATAGTCAAAGGgttacaatttaattttttagaaaaacttttagttacaaatattttttggtttgctaatatatatttatatattttattatattaaatttaccCACGCATCGCGTGGGACCTTTTCtagttatttttatataacacatgtatatagaaataaatcCAAACAATTCATTGAGacatatgattatatataagataaaaaatttgatcGTTACCTTATACGACGACTTGAATTGCTAACATACATCCTGAATAAGTACTTCAATGAACCGCTTTGAGTAGCgtatacatttttcttcaatggTCGGAGCtccaaaacatttataaaaggTATACTTATTCCCGTCTTAACAAGACATATCTGCAAAGAATTGAATTTGGTCACATGGATGATCTCCTCTGTCGTGTCATTACTACTCACCGTTGTCCATAAATTCGGACCGAGGTAAAGGTCGAAGTTCGGGTCAACATTAAGCCCATCATAATTTCCATAAACGAAGGTGGCCTTGATCAGATAATTGGTGTCGCGGGTGACATTTAGATTGTAGCAGTTTCGTATTCCGTCTGGAAAGTATCTCATTGTCAAAGCCGGCTTATCCACGAATGGTTCGAAATCCTTGGCGATTCTACCAGTCTTCCCAGTGTTTATTAAACCGGTATCTGATGTATATGTTAAACCTGTTTGAGGTGCATTGTAAGGTGACTCGGGAGGGGATAAACCGCAATCTACACTAATGAATCCTATGAAGATAATAGattaattattagttaatAATCTGATAAACTTAGACGCGTTGAAGAACATAAACACATAAAAGAAACCAACATATTTGTGCTTACCGGTTTGATTTTGAGCTTGAACAAGATGAAGTATTAGCACAAAAATGGTAACGAACACACAATGTCTCTCCATGGTTCTCCTGACTGTCCACATGagagctttttgtttttacgaTACCAAACTATGCATACAACTATATGATCAAAATTCATAGTCAACTCATTATAAGATTAAAGAATTGaataaagaaataattgaGAATATTTCCTTACCGGTACAAAATCATTTGATAGAGAGAGTTGCGAGAAATTAAcaagtgttttaaaaaacaaaatcttatctGTTAACAACAATGAAGAGAGTACTTGTCTTCATAATATTACATATGATAATATGATGGTAAGGTAAAAATGAATatctaaaagactaaaaccaagaataataataagaagttGTATAAGATATCAGAGGAAACATGGAAATCCCCATGGTCCAGTAGTTGATCAAGATTCAAGGATTAATATTGTTACTCTAGGTTTGGGGTTCAACTCCTAGAAAACACAAATTCTTGAAGTGCAAAACTAACCAAAGATTCAGAATGCCGCATGCAAAATCATTGGTAGTGGTCTTGAGTGTTACGATGAAAGCTTGTCCATCACGAAATTGTCGTATATTTAGAACCGTCCGTTGACGATCCAACCTTCcacataaatttttgtttcaactcAAAAATTACACGCTGAAATTTTGGTGTAGCCGACATATTCgctgatattattttattttagtcaaaattcgtatttgtttctaatttgtATGACCAAAAAGTGAGCCTTCACTAGTTGTGTGCTTGATGAATTTAATACTTCATACAAGTAGTTCATATATTACATTCAACGTTTTTAGACAAAATATATCGTTTTCAAATAGGAGACCTATCAGGGTATCACCTCCACCTAGCAGCTAGAATTTGAgcattttagaatattttaggtgttttaacataaattagtatattgtatatataatagcAAGTAAACTACATTAAATAAcatgatttataaacaatagaataataaataacattttataagtcaaaagaaaagcagtatactatatatattcaatataaaagaaaaacatttaacGTTGATTAAGAGTATAAAAGTTCGCttggtttttaaaaatgtaatgtagatgtttactatttaaaacagTAGATAGTCACTGAAAATACAAGTTTAAAATGATCAGACAGGAAAATgaattaatttcaaattaaaaattaagtgGACAAAACGTCTAGGCAACCTTATATGTACTAGTCTATTAGATACATGAAATTTCGCAACTGGTTTAAGTCGGCCGTTGACCAGATCGAAACTGTAGCCTTCACTAGTTGTGCTTGATGAatacaatttataaaaaatttagataattgCAGCTTAATTACACCTTCCCATCAATAAATCTGAGAACTTAACATTCATCAAAATGACATAATCTCAAACTATGGATTGTTTGAGACTTTAAATAGCTTGTGACCTTTTATatacttcctctgttttttgttgtttgattttttagaaaataaaattgttttaaaaagattaattttttaggttttcaatGCAATACTTATTAgttttaattgataaattgtaaattttaataaaaattattatatatcattggtttaaagttattgaaaattgtaaattacaaaaaataatacatttaaaagcaacatttaatatgttttcttaatatttgtgtttttcctaaaacaaacaaaaaggaacaaagaGAGTATAAAATAGCAGTTGagtgtttaaaattaatcATCGCAGAAGTaaacttaaattttgttatacctcgattttacaaaatatggTGGTACTTTACTAGTATTTAAGAGAATTGATTCGGGTACCAAATTAAGTGTACCTATATTTTCTGTCGAACATCTTGACAGATTTCTAAAGTTAGGTATTCTTGAGGTGGAGCGATTTAATCATTTAAGGTTGGCTGACATGCCAAAACGTGTTATCGTGTGAGTGTAGGAACAAAGTACGGGAAGATATCTTGTTTCGATTTGTAATATCAATAAGTAAATATTTCCAGTCTCCTGTAGTAGTGTATTTATGGGTCTTCGTACGAGAGTAGGGCCCACAAATCCAGAGAATGCGTGGTATCAAAGCCGAGCCTAGACATGTGTGGTTTCAAGTAGCTTCACACCGCCTTTGTGAAGGTCTTGGTAAGTGGGGTGATTGTAATGCCTagatttttagaaatatagaGGTGTGATGAGGCACGattaaaagaattgattttgttacatgtgtcacatatttcttttttgtcaaatttattGACAAAACATTAGAGTTTGTGACCTTTTATTTTGAAAGTCTTAAAAATTTTCATAACTCATTACATTGAATACAGTTGTTATCGCGAGCTTTTAGTACCAACCACCTAATTGCTGTTGATAATTCTCTGGTCGCGCTATATATAAGAGTAGACTGCTCCAAGTTTTCATTAGACACTCTTTCAAATCCTCGTTTCCCcgaaaatttctcaaaattatgTCATCTTAAGTACCTCAGGATACGTGATCCTACGTTCCTTTTTTAGGATTGCTGGATTGCATGATTTGTCTCTCTTTTAACTATACATACATCGACTAATGGGGGTGGTTGGAACTGTAAAAATTACGataacttttcttttatctGCCTTCACCTCCTAATTTCTCATCTAAAATTGAACTGTAAGTATCATATGAGGGAAGAAAACCGATTTTAACTTATAATCACATGTTTAATAAAGAAGTTCATTGCTCAttaacaaagatatatatcaCATAGACAAATTTCATTAcatgaaatagaaaataaataaaaatccacGTTACATATGGcgaaaatatgaatttatgtAAACTACCGAGCCGTTGGGCTCAGTTCGGTATCAAAGGTCAAGCTCACTTCTATGGAACTCTTCGAGTCCATATCCCGACTCGCTCCTCCCCTTGAATTTTCTGATGCTATACACTCGTTTAGTTCAATAACAACTTGGGACATGGTCGGTCTTCTTGCTGAAGAAGGATTGAGACAACTCATGGCTAGCTCAACAGCTTTCCAAACAGAACCAGAATCATAATCTTCATTTAAATTAGGATCCATGATACTGTTGATGTCTCCTTTTGTAAGCATTACTCCTACC
This sequence is a window from Arabidopsis thaliana chromosome 1 sequence. Protein-coding genes within it:
- a CDS encoding kinase-like protein — translated: MWTVRRTMERHCVFVTIFVLILHLVQAQNQTGFISVDCGLSPPESPYNAPQTGLTYTSDTGLINTGKTGRIAKDFEPFVDKPALTMRYFPDGIRNCYNLNVTRDTNYLIKATFVYGNYDGLNVDPNFDLYLGPNLWTTVSSNDTTEEIIHVTKFNSLQICLVKTGISIPFINVLELRPLKKNVYATQSGSLKYLFRMYVSNSSRRIR